The following coding sequences are from one Caloenas nicobarica isolate bCalNic1 chromosome 25, bCalNic1.hap1, whole genome shotgun sequence window:
- the GFPT1 gene encoding glutamine--fructose-6-phosphate aminotransferase [isomerizing] 1 isoform X1, giving the protein MCGIFAYLNYHVPRTRREILETLIKGLQRLEYRGYDSAGVGIDGGNDKDWEANACKIQLIKQKGKVKALDEEVHKQQDMDLDIEFDVHLGIAHTRWATHGEPSPVNSHPQRSDKNNEFIVIHNGIITNYKDLRKFLESKGYDFESETDTETIAKLVKYMYDNRDSDDISFTTLVERVIQQLEGAFALVFKSVHYPGQAVGTRRGSPLLIGVRSEHKLSTDHIPILYRTGKDKKGSCNLSRVDSTTCLFPVEEKAVEYYFASDASAVIEHTNRVIFLEDDDVAAVVDGRLSIHRIKRTAGDHPGRAVQTLQMELQQIMKGNFSSFMQKEIFEQPESVVNTMRGRVNFDDYTVNLGGLKDHIKEIQRCRRLILIACGTSYHAGVATRQVLEELTELPVMVELASDFLDRNTPVFRDDVCFFISQSGETADTLMGLRYCKERGALTVGITNTVGSSISRETDCGVHINAGPEIGVASTKAYTSQFVSLVMFALMMCDDRISMQERRKEIMRGLKGLPDLIKEVLSMDDEIQKLATELYHQKSVLIMGRGYHYATCLEGALKIKEITYMHSEGILAGELKHGPLALVDKLMPVIMIIMRDHTYAKCQNALQQVIARQGRPVVICDKEDIETIKNNKRTIKVPHSVDCLQGILSVIPLQLLAFHLAVLRGYDVDFPRNLAKSVTVE; this is encoded by the exons ATGTGCG GGATCTTTGCTTACCTGAACTACCATGTTCCCCGGACCAGACGGGAGATCCTGGAGACCCTTATCAAAGGGCTCCAGCGCCTGGAGTACAGAGGCTACGACTCTGCAG GTGTGGGAATCGATGGCGGGAATGACAAAGACTGGGAAGCTAACGCTTGTAAAATCCAGCTCATCAAACAGAAGGGGAAGGTGAAGGCTCTGGATGAAGAGGTTCACA AGCAACAGGACATGGACCTGGACATTGAGTTCGATGTGCACCTCGGGATCGCACACACCCGCTGGGCCACCCACGGCGAGCCCAGTCCTGTCAACAGCCACCCGCAGCGCTCGGACAAGAACAATG agttCATCGTCATCCACAACGGCATCATCACCAACTACAAAGACCTGCGGAAGTTCCTG GAGAGCAAGGGCTACGACTTCGAGTCAGAGACGGACACGGAGACCATCGCCAAACTGGTCAAGTACATGTACGACAACCGCGACAGCGACGACATCAGCTTCACCACCCTGGTGGAGAGGGTCATCCAGCAGCTG GAAGGTGCTTTTGCCCTTGTGTTCAAAAGTGTCCATTATCCTGGTCAAGCGGTTGGTACCAG GCGAGGCAGCCCCCTGCTCATCGGAGTGCGCAGCGAGCACAAGCTCTCCACTGACCACATCCCCATCCTGTACCGGACGG GTAAAGACAAGAAGGGGAGTTGCAACCTGTCTCGTGTTGACAGCACCACCTGCCTTTTCCCTGTTGAGGAGAAAGCTGTGGAGTACTACTTTGCTTCTGATGCTAG TGCTGTCATTGAGCATACCAACAGAGTGATCTTCCTTGAAGATGATGACGTAGCAGCTGTGGTCGATGGCCGTCTTTCCATCCACCGGATTAAACGCACAGCAGGCGACCACCCCGGGCGCGCCGTCCAAACCCTGCAGATGGAACTTCAGCAAATTATGAAGG GTAACTTCAGCTCATTTATGCAGAAGGAGATTTTTGAACAGCCAGAATCTGTCGTTAATACAATGAGAGGAAGGGTCAACTTCGATGACTACACTG TAAATCTTGGTGGGCTGAAGGATCACATTAAGGAGATTCAGAGGTGTCGTCGCTTAATCCTAATTGCTTGTGGGACAAGTTATCACGCTGGAGTTGCG ACCCGTCAGGTTCTGGAAGAACTGACTGAATTACCTGTCATGGTTGAACTAGCCAGTGACTTCTTGGACAGAAACACCCCTGTCTTCAGAGatgatgtttgttttttcatcagCCAGTCAG GTGAGACGGCGGATACTTTGATGGGTCTTCGGTactgcaaagagagaggagcCTTAACCGTAGGAATAACTAACACAGTCGGCAGCTCCATATCACGAGAAACAGACTGTGGAGTCCATATCAACGCAGGACCGGAGATCGGGGTTGCCAGTACTAAG GCCTATACCAGCCAGTTTGTCTCTCTGGTGATGTTTGCTCTGATGATGTGCGATGATAGAATTTCTATGCAGGAGCGGCGGAAGGAAATCATGCGCGGCCTAAAGGGACTGCCAG acTTAATTAAAGAAGTGCTGAGTATGGATGATGAGATCCAGAAGCTGGCCACAGAGCTGTACCACCAGAAGTCTGTTCTCATCATGGGACGTGGCTACCATTATGCCACATGTCTTGAGGGAGCTTTG aaaattaaagaaattaccTACATGCACTCCGAAGGGATACTGGCAGGTGAGCTGAAGCATGGCCCTCTCGCGCTGGTGGACAAACTCATGCCCGTTATCATGATCATCATGAGAGACCACACGTACGCCAAGTGCCAGAATGCGCTCCAGCAGGTCATTGCACGGCAG GGGCGACCTGTCGTGATTTGTGATAAGGAAGACATCGAGACAATTAAGAACAATAAAAGAACAATCAAAGTTCCCCATTCGGTGGACTGTCTACAGGGGATCCTGAGCGTTATCCCCCTCCAGCTTCTGGCTTTCCACCTCGCAGTTCTCAGAGGATACGAT GTTGATTTTCCAAGAAATCTGGCCAAGTCCGTAACTGTAGAGTGA
- the GFPT1 gene encoding glutamine--fructose-6-phosphate aminotransferase [isomerizing] 1 isoform X2: protein MCGIFAYLNYHVPRTRREILETLIKGLQRLEYRGYDSAGVGIDGGNDKDWEANACKIQLIKQKGKVKALDEEVHKQQDMDLDIEFDVHLGIAHTRWATHGEPSPVNSHPQRSDKNNEFIVIHNGIITNYKDLRKFLESKGYDFESETDTETIAKLVKYMYDNRDSDDISFTTLVERVIQQLEGAFALVFKSVHYPGQAVGTRRGSPLLIGVRSEHKLSTDHIPILYRTGKDKKGSCNLSRVDSTTCLFPVEEKAVEYYFASDASAVIEHTNRVIFLEDDDVAAVVDGRLSIHRIKRTAGDHPGRAVQTLQMELQQIMKGNFSSFMQKEIFEQPESVVNTMRGRVNFDDYTVNLGGLKDHIKEIQRCRRLILIACGTSYHAGVATRQVLEELTELPVMVELASDFLDRNTPVFRDDVCFFISQSGETADTLMGLRYCKERGALTVGITNTVGSSISRETDCGVHINAGPEIGVASTKAYTSQFVSLVMFALMMCDDRISMQERRKEIMRGLKGLPDLIKEVLSMDDEIQKLATELYHQKSVLIMGRGYHYATCLEGALKIKEITYMHSEGILAGELKHGPLALVDKLMPVIMIIMRDHTYAKCQNALQQVIARQGRPVVICDKEDIETIKNNKRTIKVPHSVDCLQGILSVIPLQLLAFHLAVLRGYDVDRITAIRD, encoded by the exons ATGTGCG GGATCTTTGCTTACCTGAACTACCATGTTCCCCGGACCAGACGGGAGATCCTGGAGACCCTTATCAAAGGGCTCCAGCGCCTGGAGTACAGAGGCTACGACTCTGCAG GTGTGGGAATCGATGGCGGGAATGACAAAGACTGGGAAGCTAACGCTTGTAAAATCCAGCTCATCAAACAGAAGGGGAAGGTGAAGGCTCTGGATGAAGAGGTTCACA AGCAACAGGACATGGACCTGGACATTGAGTTCGATGTGCACCTCGGGATCGCACACACCCGCTGGGCCACCCACGGCGAGCCCAGTCCTGTCAACAGCCACCCGCAGCGCTCGGACAAGAACAATG agttCATCGTCATCCACAACGGCATCATCACCAACTACAAAGACCTGCGGAAGTTCCTG GAGAGCAAGGGCTACGACTTCGAGTCAGAGACGGACACGGAGACCATCGCCAAACTGGTCAAGTACATGTACGACAACCGCGACAGCGACGACATCAGCTTCACCACCCTGGTGGAGAGGGTCATCCAGCAGCTG GAAGGTGCTTTTGCCCTTGTGTTCAAAAGTGTCCATTATCCTGGTCAAGCGGTTGGTACCAG GCGAGGCAGCCCCCTGCTCATCGGAGTGCGCAGCGAGCACAAGCTCTCCACTGACCACATCCCCATCCTGTACCGGACGG GTAAAGACAAGAAGGGGAGTTGCAACCTGTCTCGTGTTGACAGCACCACCTGCCTTTTCCCTGTTGAGGAGAAAGCTGTGGAGTACTACTTTGCTTCTGATGCTAG TGCTGTCATTGAGCATACCAACAGAGTGATCTTCCTTGAAGATGATGACGTAGCAGCTGTGGTCGATGGCCGTCTTTCCATCCACCGGATTAAACGCACAGCAGGCGACCACCCCGGGCGCGCCGTCCAAACCCTGCAGATGGAACTTCAGCAAATTATGAAGG GTAACTTCAGCTCATTTATGCAGAAGGAGATTTTTGAACAGCCAGAATCTGTCGTTAATACAATGAGAGGAAGGGTCAACTTCGATGACTACACTG TAAATCTTGGTGGGCTGAAGGATCACATTAAGGAGATTCAGAGGTGTCGTCGCTTAATCCTAATTGCTTGTGGGACAAGTTATCACGCTGGAGTTGCG ACCCGTCAGGTTCTGGAAGAACTGACTGAATTACCTGTCATGGTTGAACTAGCCAGTGACTTCTTGGACAGAAACACCCCTGTCTTCAGAGatgatgtttgttttttcatcagCCAGTCAG GTGAGACGGCGGATACTTTGATGGGTCTTCGGTactgcaaagagagaggagcCTTAACCGTAGGAATAACTAACACAGTCGGCAGCTCCATATCACGAGAAACAGACTGTGGAGTCCATATCAACGCAGGACCGGAGATCGGGGTTGCCAGTACTAAG GCCTATACCAGCCAGTTTGTCTCTCTGGTGATGTTTGCTCTGATGATGTGCGATGATAGAATTTCTATGCAGGAGCGGCGGAAGGAAATCATGCGCGGCCTAAAGGGACTGCCAG acTTAATTAAAGAAGTGCTGAGTATGGATGATGAGATCCAGAAGCTGGCCACAGAGCTGTACCACCAGAAGTCTGTTCTCATCATGGGACGTGGCTACCATTATGCCACATGTCTTGAGGGAGCTTTG aaaattaaagaaattaccTACATGCACTCCGAAGGGATACTGGCAGGTGAGCTGAAGCATGGCCCTCTCGCGCTGGTGGACAAACTCATGCCCGTTATCATGATCATCATGAGAGACCACACGTACGCCAAGTGCCAGAATGCGCTCCAGCAGGTCATTGCACGGCAG GGGCGACCTGTCGTGATTTGTGATAAGGAAGACATCGAGACAATTAAGAACAATAAAAGAACAATCAAAGTTCCCCATTCGGTGGACTGTCTACAGGGGATCCTGAGCGTTATCCCCCTCCAGCTTCTGGCTTTCCACCTCGCAGTTCTCAGAGGATACGAT